Proteins encoded within one genomic window of Halocatena marina:
- a CDS encoding tryptophan--tRNA ligase: MPEEDDFTVTPYAVEGDIDYDRLLDRFGADALTEEQIAAFPDPVHPLVERSVFYAERDVEPFLDAVSEGSTHSIVTGRGPSGPLHIGHVVPLYFAKHLQDQTGALVYIPFSDDEKSFLKDVSIETISDRSRENLLDLLAIGFDPDRTRIVVDTADADVIYPLAVAFAREITQSTVDATYGDPENVGLSFYPAVQATHLLLPQLVRGRHPTLVPIGIDQDPHVRVCRDVAAKQRYDVDKPGALLSKFLPSLGGPGKMSSSDEAPSILLSDDRETVFEKIRTHAYSGGQSSVEAHRKQGGDPAVDVSYQLLYYFFEGNNERMEQLASEYRNGSLLSGELKDIAAEKIADFLDEHQQRRQQLGPLEDELQQYRLTQLERETARNRAGYPDNSLTQQ; this comes from the coding sequence ATGCCAGAAGAAGACGACTTCACCGTAACGCCCTATGCTGTCGAAGGCGACATTGACTACGATCGACTGCTCGATCGGTTCGGAGCCGATGCCCTCACCGAAGAACAGATTGCTGCGTTCCCGGACCCGGTTCATCCGCTCGTAGAGCGAAGCGTATTCTACGCAGAACGCGACGTCGAGCCGTTTCTCGATGCCGTGAGCGAGGGCAGCACCCACTCCATCGTTACTGGGCGTGGTCCCTCCGGACCGCTCCATATCGGTCACGTTGTCCCGCTATATTTCGCCAAACATCTCCAAGATCAAACCGGAGCACTCGTTTATATCCCGTTCTCTGACGACGAGAAATCATTTCTCAAAGACGTATCGATCGAAACGATAAGCGACAGGTCCCGTGAGAACCTGCTCGATCTTCTCGCCATCGGGTTTGATCCCGATCGCACCCGTATTGTTGTGGACACTGCAGACGCTGATGTAATCTACCCGCTCGCCGTCGCCTTCGCTCGGGAGATAACCCAATCGACCGTCGATGCGACTTACGGCGACCCGGAGAACGTCGGTCTCTCGTTCTATCCCGCCGTTCAAGCCACCCATCTGCTCTTGCCACAGCTTGTCCGGGGCCGTCATCCGACGCTCGTTCCGATCGGAATCGATCAAGATCCCCACGTTCGTGTCTGTCGGGACGTTGCGGCCAAACAACGGTACGACGTGGACAAGCCCGGTGCCCTGCTCTCGAAGTTCCTCCCGAGTCTTGGTGGCCCGGGTAAGATGAGTTCCTCGGACGAAGCGCCCAGTATCCTCCTCTCTGACGATCGTGAGACTGTCTTCGAAAAAATCAGAACGCACGCGTACTCCGGTGGGCAATCGAGCGTTGAAGCGCACCGAAAACAGGGCGGCGACCCAGCAGTTGACGTGTCGTATCAGCTTCTGTATTATTTTTTCGAAGGGAACAACGAGCGGATGGAGCAACTTGCCAGCGAGTACCGGAATGGGTCGCTGTTGAGCGGTGAGCTCAAGGATATCGCCGCAGAAAAAATCGCAGATTTCCTCGACGAACACCAGCAACGTCGTCAACAGTTAGGACCGCTCGAAGACGAGCTACAACAGTATCGACTCACACAACTCGAGCGCGAAACTGCCCGAAACCGAGCCGGATACCCGGATAATTCATTGACACAACAATAA